The following are encoded together in the Hippoglossus stenolepis isolate QCI-W04-F060 chromosome 12, HSTE1.2, whole genome shotgun sequence genome:
- the zfand4 gene encoding AN1-type zinc finger protein 4 — protein MTDRKEPPFFNDDSAGAFHYKIPFYDTMELFIETLTGTCFELRVLPFEAVISVKAKIQRLEGIPVAQQHLIWNNLELDDEQCLHDYGIAEGCTLKLVLAMRGGPINTRRVTMEDPIKEVADLMESTKEEGWEKSTTNKQVTFVVYREGDQLSFFRVVDRGDGTLTPLSESLSGGSVYNVYAEEEEDGENSSAAKQSLENSITMNKMKLLKAKMEDMNLNKKPKKSAKAKPRPPVGPHPCSGSLGPSSTRHHHRLFRSLPQTNQPRQSNAQLPPIADHETTDPSPSAAATSVHLSIPRRPPPSFTSSSCYMLQEEEPWETCPPFAKIRPPPKVSRLDIGSTRLMRDCVYPQLPPLCTRGPPETIFDPAEPAGEAVRLGLLDEAAGLVTPTQPGAPFGELSDPLSLDVSGQPEGGCRSLEVGAQHQLPLSPSPLSTWTLGSSDTLTSRADRTQRSTSFHISPPSPLPTSTSTRPLPQPFDSTLSCLQPSLQAQSSAHVKSGNTSPHASTTLSAHPPRLRGVKVESSGKRPELLSKREARGITKLANQAYKEPLGPLNNSELLASLSTRTPDSSSGRDDRGDSVGLALALPSATASGQGSHGSRLPSIPTNRLLQDDLIRQMSPLPRAAASYMTTNTIASTGGVMASFGRIGTSTYHLPPVKAPNGSKKKSSKHCFLCGKKTGLATSYECRCSHNFCAAHRYAETHDCTYDYKSSGRRFLQETNPLISAPKLPKI, from the exons ATGACCGACAGGAAGGAGCCGCCCTTCTTTAATGACGACAGTGCGGGAGCTTTTCATTACAAGATCCCTTTCTATGACACTATGGAGCTCTTCATAGAGACGTTGACAGGGACCTGCTTTGAGCTGCGCGTGTTGCCCTTCGAGGCTGTCATTTCAGTCAAGGCAAAGATCCAGAGGCTGGAAG GTATCCCTGTTGCCCAGCAACATCTTATCTGGAACAATCTGGAGCTCGATGATGAACAATGTCTCCATGACTATGG cattgCGGAAGGCTGCACTTTGAAGCTGGTCTTAGCTATGAGGGGTGGGCCAATCAACACCAGGAGAG TAACGATGGAAGATCCTATCAAAGAGGTGGCTGACTTGATGGAGAGCACCAAGGAGGAGGGTTGGGAGAAGAGCACGACCAACAAGCAGGTCACGTTTGTGGTTTATCGAGAGGGCGACCAGCTGAGTTTCTTCAGAGTGGTCGACAGGGGGGATGGCACTCTGACCCCTTTGTCTGAATCGCTGAG TGGTGGATCAGTGTACAATGTGTacgcagaggaggaggaggatggagagaattCTTCAGCTGCAAAGCAGAGCCTTGAGAACTCCATCACAATGAACAAGATGAAGCTGCTCAAAGccaagatggaggacatgaacCTGAACAAGAAA CCGAAGAAGTCAGCGAAGGCAAAACCGCGCCCCCCTGTCGGCCCACATCCCTGCAGCGGCTCACTAGGACCTTCCAGCACACGACACCATCATCGCCTCTTTCGCTCACTCCCCCAGACCAACCAGCCTCGGCAGTCAAATGCACAACTACCTCCAATTGCTGACCATGAAACCACAGACCCTTCGCCCTCTGCTGCAGCAACCTCCGTCCACTTATCCATCCCTAGACGACCACCTCCCTCTTTTACCTCGTCCTCTTGTTATATGcttcaggaggaggagccgTGGGAGACGTGCCCACCATTTGCAAAAATACGGCCCCCTCCCAAAGTTTCCCGGCTGGACATCGGCAGCACCAGGTTGATGAGGGACTGTGTGTACCCTCAGCTGCCTCCACTGTGTACAAGGGGGCCAcctgaaaccatctttgaccCAGCTGAGCCGGCAGGGGAGGCAGTGAGGCTGGGCTTGTTAGATGAAGCGGCTGGGCTGGTAACGCCAACACAACCTGGAGCTCCATTTGGGGAATTGTCAGATCCTCTGAGTCTGGATGTGTCTGGCCAACCAGAGGGCGGTTGTCGGTCCCTCGAGGTTGGCGCTCAGCACCAGTTACCCCTCTCACCCTCCCCACTTAGTACCTGGACACTTGGGTCAAGTGATACTCTCACCAGCAGAGCTGATAGGACACAGCGCAGCACATCTTTTCATATCAGCCCTCCCTCTCCATTACCCACATCCACTTCTACCAGGCCGCTGCCTCAGCCTTTCGATTCCACTCTCTCCTGTTTACAGCCCAGCCTTCAAGCACAATCCTCTGCACATGTGAAGTCCGGGAACACGTCCCCTCACGCCTCCACCACCTTGTCAGCTCATCCCCCACGTCTTCGTGGTGTTAAGGTGGAGTCGTCTGGAAAGAGGCCAGAGCTGCTCTCAAAAAGGGAAGCAAGAGGCATCACTAAGTTGGCCAACCAAGCCTACAAGGAGCCCCTGGGACCTCTGAACAACTCTGAGCTCTTGGCCTCTCTCTCCACAAGGACCCcagacagcagcagcggcagggACGACCGTGGAGACAGTGTGGGACTTGCACTGGCACTGCCCTCTGCTACTGCCTCAGGACAGGGCAGTCATGGCTCCAGGCTGCCATCCATCCCAACTAACCGGCTCCTTCAGGATGATCTCATCAGACAAATGTCACCGTTGCCCCGAGCAGCTGCCTCTTACATG accACCAACACTATTGCATCAACTGGAGGAGTCATGGCCTCATTCGGGAGAATCG gcACTTCAACCTACCACCTACCTCCAGTCAAGGCTCCCAATGGCAGCAAGAAGAAGAGCTCAAAGCACTGCTTCCTCTGTGGCAAGAAGACCGGCCTGGCCACCAGCTACGAGTGCAG